Proteins co-encoded in one Timaviella obliquedivisa GSE-PSE-MK23-08B genomic window:
- a CDS encoding DUF4101 domain-containing protein → MRIPLDYYRILGLPIQATAEQLQQAHRDRTLQLPRREFSETAIAARRELIDEAFAVLSDPTQRQAYDANFLTRSYDLPDETKTNLEDGLENGIAYTSTSLEPVDLYTSSIEIQDHQWVGALLILLEMGEYELVIKLGRPYLGNHSYETGNSEIIAADITLTVALACLELGREQWQQGRYENAAEALATGKDVLLQAGLFANIRGEMYSDLSKLRPYRILELVALPEDHKAEREQGLMLLSDMLEEREGMDGTGDDQSGLSMDDFLRFIQQLRSYLTSAEQHALFEKESRRPSAVATYLAVYALLARGFAQRQPGLVRRAKQMLTRLGSRQDVHLEQAVCALLLGQTEEASLALDLSQEIESIAFIREHSQGSPDLLPGLCLYSERWLQNEVFPHFLDLAQKQASLKEYFADEDVQAYLEELPGEPQPAILPDSIAETAPSPSMIRSRETAYRSPRSTVTALSEPRLKPTEQGQEYAGHPANSSQTALVEPPPLTDNTDLAIASSSTSEPFTRLENNDVSLRANGRGNDDNGSRRTTPVPPTDRVRRNPSSPRLDRLLFLAALSMVGVLLVAFLTNWLLNGRSTQPAVAASSSTAPPVIPELKKLQPVLTNRVSQPVPSASEPLTTGSALTVIKNWLTVKAAAMGETHATDQLPKALVGSALSQWQSWADPEKVGNSYLKYEHSDVTVDSVELSPDNPDQAIVEAKVIEEKEVYADGKLVPTASNPANLQIRYTLVRQNGQWLIQAIEPM, encoded by the coding sequence CTGCAGCAGGCTCACCGCGATCGCACGTTGCAGTTGCCTAGGCGTGAATTTTCTGAAACGGCGATCGCTGCTCGACGGGAACTGATTGACGAAGCCTTCGCGGTTTTATCTGACCCGACTCAGCGCCAAGCCTACGACGCAAACTTTCTAACTCGGTCTTACGATCTGCCTGATGAAACAAAGACAAATCTAGAAGACGGTCTAGAGAACGGCATAGCCTATACATCCACGTCTTTAGAGCCTGTCGATCTTTACACCTCCAGCATTGAAATTCAAGATCACCAGTGGGTAGGTGCTCTCCTGATTTTGCTGGAAATGGGAGAGTATGAGCTAGTCATTAAATTAGGACGACCCTATTTAGGAAATCACTCCTACGAGACAGGCAACTCTGAAATCATTGCTGCTGATATTACCCTGACCGTTGCCCTCGCCTGTTTGGAGCTAGGGCGAGAGCAATGGCAACAAGGACGGTACGAAAATGCCGCCGAGGCTCTAGCGACTGGCAAAGATGTTCTTCTACAAGCAGGACTATTTGCCAACATTCGCGGCGAAATGTACTCCGATTTATCAAAGTTGCGTCCTTACCGCATTTTAGAGCTAGTTGCCCTTCCCGAAGACCACAAGGCAGAACGTGAGCAGGGGTTAATGCTCCTCTCAGACATGTTAGAAGAACGGGAAGGAATGGACGGGACTGGGGATGACCAGTCTGGGCTGAGTATGGATGATTTTCTCCGATTCATTCAGCAGTTGCGGAGCTATCTCACCTCGGCAGAACAGCACGCCTTATTTGAAAAAGAATCCCGTCGTCCTTCAGCAGTCGCAACTTATTTGGCGGTTTACGCGCTGTTGGCACGTGGTTTTGCTCAACGTCAACCTGGATTGGTGCGTCGTGCTAAGCAAATGTTGACGCGGCTGGGTAGTCGTCAAGATGTGCATCTTGAGCAAGCCGTTTGTGCGCTGCTTTTAGGACAAACCGAAGAAGCGAGCCTTGCCCTAGATTTAAGTCAAGAAATTGAGTCGATCGCCTTTATTCGAGAGCATTCTCAAGGTTCGCCCGATCTGCTGCCGGGGCTATGTCTTTACAGCGAGCGCTGGCTACAAAATGAGGTCTTTCCCCACTTCCTCGATCTAGCCCAAAAACAAGCTTCCCTCAAAGAATATTTTGCTGATGAGGATGTGCAGGCTTATCTAGAAGAGCTACCGGGCGAACCGCAGCCTGCAATTCTGCCTGACTCAATTGCTGAAACAGCCCCCAGTCCTAGCATGATTCGGAGCCGCGAAACCGCCTATCGTTCCCCTCGATCGACTGTGACAGCCCTTTCTGAGCCTCGACTGAAGCCAACAGAGCAGGGACAAGAGTATGCAGGGCATCCTGCCAATAGTTCCCAGACTGCTTTGGTCGAGCCACCCCCATTAACCGACAACACAGATTTGGCGATCGCTTCATCCAGTACCAGTGAGCCATTCACTCGCTTAGAAAACAACGATGTTTCGTTACGAGCTAACGGGCGGGGCAACGATGACAATGGCTCACGACGCACTACCCCCGTGCCTCCTACTGATCGGGTGAGGCGTAATCCAAGCTCTCCACGGCTCGATCGCCTCCTGTTTTTGGCAGCCCTCAGTATGGTTGGGGTTTTGCTAGTGGCGTTTTTAACAAACTGGCTGCTGAATGGGCGATCGACTCAGCCAGCAGTGGCAGCCTCTAGTTCTACGGCTCCTCCTGTGATCCCTGAGTTAAAGAAGCTCCAACCTGTTCTTACCAACAGGGTGTCTCAGCCTGTTCCATCGGCTTCGGAGCCGTTGACTACTGGAAGCGCCTTGACCGTGATCAAGAATTGGCTAACGGTTAAAGCAGCCGCCATGGGCGAAACCCATGCCACCGATCAGTTGCCTAAGGCGCTGGTTGGTTCGGCACTGAGCCAATGGCAATCTTGGGCAGATCCAGAGAAGGTTGGCAATTCTTACCTAAAGTACGAGCATTCTGATGTCACCGTAGATTCGGTAGAACTCAGTCCCGATAACCCTGACCAGGCGATCGTTGAGGCAAAGGTCATTGAAGAGAAAGAGGTTTATGCAGATGGCAAGCTTGTGCCTACTGCCTCTAACCCTGCTAACTTGCAAATTCGCTACACTTTGGTTCGGCAGAACGGTCAATGGTTGATTCAAGCGATCGAACCCATGTAG